The Pararge aegeria chromosome 8, ilParAegt1.1, whole genome shotgun sequence genome window below encodes:
- the LOC120625768 gene encoding junctional adhesion molecule 2A-like, with protein sequence MFVLYVIFSLLLIKESLLLRIVQVTVPSYRIRGQPAQLECDYELGGDTLYSVKWYRDNEEFYRYMPKYDPPKHSYKLEGVKVELSKSDDRRVMLHPVTLKSSGQYRCEVSAEAPSFASAAGEGKMEVIYLPREGPRITGNEQENRRGDSLFLNCTSGRSYPAAILSWDIDGEKVIDSELLVEYPPMQHSHGLLSSALGLRVPSGRTMQVRCTARVAPAWREGSEAIVGNSQLADSKEAMLLVRSSSAVPKIGIMLLTLSLLQHFHSLTPTIT encoded by the exons GTAACGGTCCCTTCCTACCGAATAAGAGGCCAACCAGCACAGTTGGAATGCGACTACGAGTTAGGCGGCGATACGCTCTACTCAGTGAAATGGTACAGAGATAACGAAGAGTTTTATCGGTACATGCCGAAATACGACCCTCCTAAACACTCTTACAAACTTGAAGGTGTAAAAGTCGAG CTGTCAAAATCAGATGACAGAAGAGTGATGCTGCACCCGGTTACATTAAAATCTTCAGGTCAATACCGGTGTGAGGTATCCGCAGAGGCACCTAGTTTTGCTTCAGCAGCTGGCGAAGGCAAAATGGAAGTAATTT ATCTACCACGGGAAGGACCTAGAATAACAGGCAACGAGCAAGAGAATAGACGGGGAGATTCTTTATTTCTTAACTGTACTTCCGGACGGTCGTATCCCGCAGCCATTTTAAGTTGGGACATTGATGGTGAGAAG GTCATTGACTCAGAACTGCTAGTGGAGTATCCACCAATGCAGCACTCACACGGACTTCTCTCATCAGCTCTTGGCCTTAGAGTGCCATCTGGTCGTACAATGCAAGTGCGTTGTACTGCGAGAGTCGCTCCCGCATGGCGAGAGGGAAGTGAAGCTATTGTAGGCAACAGTCAGCTTGCAGACAGCAAAGAAGCTATGTTATTAG TGCGGAGCTCGAGCGCGGTGCCCAAAATAGGTATAATGTTATTAACACTTTCACTCCTCCAACATTTTCACTCGTTAACGCCAACAATTACGTga